One window from the genome of Oncorhynchus kisutch isolate 150728-3 linkage group LG21, Okis_V2, whole genome shotgun sequence encodes:
- the arv1 gene encoding protein ARV1 — MAKRFRCVECNKDAHELHRDYSNGILKITICGSCQKPVDKYIEYDPVIILIDAILCKTQAFRHILFNTTLNIHWKLCVFCLLCEAYLRWSQLQGSEQSNDPADIIRYTKEWDFYGMFGVAALELGAFSVGVLSFLWLVQWLLGFDFELSLLLKALLLSSYGKVLLIPAVIWEHDYSPLCFSLIKLFVLTSNSQAIRVILNCSRRLSLMAVCVGLLLETCVAQALQTLPWSIQDILPFQ, encoded by the exons ATGGCAAAGCGGTTTAGATGTGTTGAATGCAATAAGGACGCCCACGAGCTTCACAGAGATTACAGTAATGGGATCTTGAAGATAACCATATGT GGATCCTGCCAAAAGCCTGTAGACAAGTACATTGAATATGATCCCGTCATTATTCTGATTGATGCCATTTTATGCAAAACTCAAGCATTCAGACACATTCTGTTCAACACTACATTGAAC ATTCACTGGaagttgtgtgtgttttgcctaCTGTGTGAGGCCTACCTGAGGTGGTCACAACTTCAGGGATCTGAGCAGAGCAATGACCCTGCAGACATCATTAGATACACCAAGGAATGGGATTTCTATGGCATGTTTGGGGTGGCAGCTCTTG AATTGGGTGCGTTTTCTGTCGGAGTGCTGTCCTTCCTGTGGCTGGTTCAGTGGTTGCTTGGCTTTGACTTTGAACTGAGCTTACTGCTGAAAGCCCTCCTGCTGTCCAGCTATGGCAAAGTCCTGCTCATCCCTGCAGTCATATGGGAGCATGACTACTCCCCGCTCTGCTTCAGCCTCATCAAGCTGTTTGTGCTCACATCCAACTCTCAAGCCATAAGAG tCATTCTAAACTGCAGCAGAAGACTCTCcctgatggctgtgtgtgtgggtctgctgTTAGAAACGTGCGTAGCCCAGGCGTTGCAGACGCTTCCATGGAGCATACAGGACATCCTGCCGTTCCAGTGA
- the LOC109866473 gene encoding protein FAM89A-like — protein sequence MNGKSANGTAGGTLAFIEGLPPLPKSLSGLLNSSGGSWREMERMYAKKTMIQDDLSRGRNHSDNLLANKPANLDAALALLRKEMVGLRQQDMSLLCQLWSLHESIQEYKGSCHDLSAGHGIENGYFDEDDEYYQETSTTPTDQPEGSEATAPKNGTSKDSWLGDSFHITI from the exons ATGAACGGTAAATCGGCGAACGGCACAGCGGGCGGAACACTGGCCTTCATTGAGGGGCTACCACCACTGCCGAAGAGCCTAAGCGGCTTGCTGAATTCAAGCGGCGGGtcttggagagagatggaaaggatGTATGCAAAGAAAACCATGATCCAAGACGACCTTAGTCGTGGGCGAAATCATTCCGACAATCTGCTTGCGAATAAACCGGCCAACCTTGATGCGGCTTTAGCACTCCTCCGAAAAGAAATG GTGGGGTTGCGTCAACAGGATATGTCTTTGCTGTGTCAGCTCTGGTCCCTTCACGAGTCAATCCAGGAGTACAAGGGCAGCTGCCATGACCTCAGTGCCGGGCACGGGATAGAGAATGGCTACTTTGATGAAGATGATGAATACTACCAGGAGACGAGCACAACACCAACTGACCAACCGGAGGGAAGTGAGGCGACAGCTCCCAAAAATGGGACTAGCAAGGACTCTTGGTTAGGAGACTCTTTCCACATCACCATCTGA
- the LOC109866585 gene encoding sprT-like domain-containing protein Spartan, whose protein sequence is MDDDFLLAIQLQEQFNSEASTNSTNDDNSYGQTTKKRKVESSSDVIPYSRPSIAPEKPMSIVDESWETLDPSPDVRAMFLEFNDTFFWGKLSGVEVKWSPRMTLCAGVCSYEGRGGLCSIRLSEPLLKLRPRRDLVQTLLHEMIHALLFVTLNNRDRDGHGPEFCKHMDRINQATGTKITVYHTFHDEVDLYRQHWWRCDGPCRTRKPYFGYVKRAMNRAPSAQDTWWGDHLRSCGGTYTKVKEPEGYGKKGKKTDTSQGKTDTSKDKKPTDKPTSNSKPSSTSIAGSGLQDIRNIIPFSGKGFLLGGSSQPSSFQLKKPIVNSPTTPFTTSVSPRLVLSPPAQATAKGIDSPGRPGLSCPQKKGSTSTTTSIAGGAHGPFRGPKPPVKKSVSNTKAFVNIGGSPVRIYKSNTTVSKPDSNSSDTFKTKTEQRSVQDLFNASGWKSGSAASSSTSTVSKPPDETKSAFSSVGGLNFGQPAKAVSSSDTRQLDSHHSVVPATSKPGVSTEPHPSKYFKGPKKPNGVNIPVSRKRPWEDRTSAHIFDFFQQTIGESSPSTSRSTRQDIDMPTTPTAHPAVQNNSASSASPTVNVSCPVCQAMVQESKINQHLDSCLL, encoded by the exons ATGGACGACGATTTCCTGCTTGCCATTCAGCTGCAAGAGCAATTTAATTCCGAGGCATCCACAAATTCAACAAATGATGACAACAGCTATGGCCAAACCACCAAAAAACGGAAAGTTGAGTCTAGCAGCGATGTCATCCCCTATTCACGTCCATCTATTGCTCCAGAGAAACCAATGTCAATCGTGGATGAGTCGTGGGAGACGCTTGACCCAAGCCCAGATGTGAGGGCGATGTTCCTTGAGTTCAATGACACATTCTTCTGGGGAAAGCTCAGTGGTGTTGAAGTCAAATGGAGCCCCCGAATGACACT gtgtgcaggtgtgtgttctTATGAAGGACGAGGTGGACTGTGTTCTATTCGACTCAGTGAACCTTTACTAAAACTCAGACCCCGTCGGGATCTTGTACAG ACACTTCTGCATGAGATGATCCATGCACTGCTCTTCGTGACTCTAAACAACAGGGATCGTGATGGACATGGACCTGAGTTCTGCAAGCACATGGACAGAATCAATCAAGCTACTGGCACTAAAATCACA GTCTATCACACGTTCCACGATGAAGTGGATCTCTACCGTCAGCACTGGTGGCGCTGTGATGGGCCCTGTCGAACTCGCAAGCCTTACTTTGGATACGTGAAGAGGGCAATGAACCGTGCCCCCTCAGCCCAAGACACATGGTGGGGGGACCACCTGCGCTCCTGTGGGGGCACTTATACCAAGGTCAAGGAGCCGGAGGGTTATGGAAAGAAAGGCAAGAAGACAGACACCAGCCAAGGCAAGACAGACACCAGCAAAGACAAGAAGCCTACAGACAAGCCCACAAGCAACAGCAAGCCTTCCAGTACATCTATTGCAG GCTCTGGTTTACAGGACATAAGGAATATCATCCCATTCAGTGGCAAAGGCTTTCTGCTTGGAGGGAGTTCGCAGCCATCATCATTTCAACTCAAGAAACCTATTGTCAACAGTCCCACAACACCCTTCACTACTTCTGTGTCCCCCAGGCTTGTGCTGTCACCTCCAGCTCAGGCGACGGCAAAAGGAATTGACTCGCCTGGACGGCCAGGTCTGAGCTGCCCACAGAAGAAGGGGAGCACAAGCACCACAACCTCCATAGCAGGGGGAGCACACGGTCCATTCAGAGGACCTAAACCCCCTGTTAAAAAATCTGTCAGCAACACCAAGGCATTTGTCAACATCGGTGGCTCACCTGTTAGGATTTACAAATCCAACACCACTGTGTCCAAGCCAGATAGTAACTCCTCAGACACTTTCAAGACCAAAACAGAGCAAAGGTCTGTCCAAGACCTCTTTAATGCCAGTGGCTGGAAGTCTGGAAGTGCAGCTAGTTCTAGTACCTCCACTGTCTCAAAACCTCCAGATGAGACTAAAAGTGCATTTTCATCTGTGGGTGGTTTGAACTTTGGACAACCAGCCAAAGCTGTCAGTTCCTCAGACACCAGACAACTGGACAGCCATCATTCTGTTGTTCCGGCCACATCAAAACCTGGCGTGTCCACCGAGCCTCACCCCTCCAAATATTTCAAAGGCCCTAAAAAGCCTAATGGAGTCAACATTCCAGTTTCTAGGAAGAGGCCTTGGGAAGACCGCACCTCTGCTCACATCTTTGACTTCTTTCAGCAGACAATTGGTGAGTCATCACCATCAACGTCAAGGAGTACAAGGCAGGACATTGACATGCCGACTACCCCAACAGCCCATCCTGCAGTTCAGAACAACTCTGCCAGCTCTGCAAGCCCTACTGTGAACGTCAGCTGCCCTGTATGCCAAGCCATGGTGCAAGAGTCAAAAATCAATCAACATTTAGATTCCTGTCTCTTGTGA
- the LOC109866505 gene encoding exocyst complex component 8-like, whose product MAEQANRLRKQLESANFDPQNYVKNLSQQSDGDRDLQEHRQKIQTLADETAQNLKKNVYKNYRQFIETAKEISYLESEMYQLSHILTEQKSIMESITQSLLSTDKDETAKEMLAAFPKDTEEVKQRTLTTLLEKVEGCKNIMDTPGRYLVYNGDLVEYDVDNMAQLQKVHAFLMNDCLLIATWLANRRGTVKYKYNALYDLESFAIVNVKDHPPMKDMFKILMFPESRIFQAENSKIKKEWLEILDETKKNKVTKEKHKKEEVEVPNSPVRPEVSVSTNPFDDKETNPFDSEEAVDLSLEWIQELPEDLDVCIAQRDFEGGVDLLDKLNDYLKDQPVNLRVKNLRVKVDERVRQLTEVLVFELSPDRSLRGGPKATRRAVSQLIRLGQPTKACELFLKNRAAAVRTAIRQLRIEGATLLYIHKLCNIFFTSLLETAKEFEMDFAGNTGCYSAFVVWSRSSMKMFVNAFSGQVFDSKESLSTAAECVKVAKEHCKQLSEIGLDLTFTLQSLLVKDIKSALQSYKEIIIEATKHRNSEEMWRKMNLMTPEALTKLKEEMCSCGMSSFNQYTGDDCWVNLSYTLVAFTKQMMAFLEEGLKLYFPELHMVLLESLREIILVAVQHVDYSLRCEQEAEKKAFILQNASFLHDTVLPVVEKRFEEGVGKPAKQLQDLRKSARTIRVNPDSTMSQV is encoded by the coding sequence ATGGCAGAGCAGGCGAACAGACTGCGCAAGCAATTAGAATCAGCTAATTTCGACCCGCAGAATTATGTCAAGAATCTCTCACAACAATCTGATGGCGACAGAGATTTGCAAGAACATCGTCAAAAAATACAGACCCTGGCAGATGAAACGGCTCAAAACCTGAAGAAAAATGTCTACAAGAATTACAGACAGTTCATCGAAACTGCCAAAGAGATTTCATACTTGGAGAGTGAGATGTACCAACTGAGTCATATTTTGACAGAGCAGAAAAGTATAATGGAGAGCATTACCCAGTCTTTGCTCTCAACAGATAAGGATGAAACTGCGAAGGAGATGCTGGCAGCATTCCCTAAAGACACAGAGGAAGTGAAACAGAGAACACTGACTACACTGCTTGAGAAAGTGGAGGGGTGcaaaaacattatggacaccCCAGGCAGGTATTTAGTGTACAATGGCGACCTGGTTGAGTATGATGTGGACAACATGGCACAACTTCAAAAAGTGCATGCCTTCCTGATGAATGACTGCCTTCTTATTGCCACCTGGTTAGCAAATCGCCGTGGTACAGTGAAGTACAAATACAATGCACTGTATGATCTGGAGAGCTTTGCCATTGTCAACGTGAAGGACCACCCCCCAATGAAAGACATGTTCAAAATCCTGATGTTCCCAGAAAGCCGCATATTTCAGGCAGAAAACAGCAAGATTAAAAAGGAGTGGCTGGAGATCCTTGATGAGACCAAGAAAAACAAAGTGACAAAAGAAAAACACAAGAAGGAAGAGGTAGAGGTTCCCAACTCACCAGTGAGACCAGAAGTCTCGGTTTCGACCAACCCTTTTGATGACAAAGAGACCAACCCTTTTGACTCAGAGGAGGCAGTGGATCTGAGCTTGGAGTGGATCCAGGAGCTTCCCGAGGACCTGGACGTGTGCATTGCCCAGCGGGACTTTGAAGGTGGTGTGGACCTCCTGGACAAGCTGAATGACTACCTGAAGGACCAGCCTGTCAATCTGAGGGTGAAAAACCTCAGGGTGAAGGTGGATGAGCGTGTCCGACAGCTGACAGAGGTGCTGGTGTTTGAGCTTTCTCCTGACCGTTCCCTCCGCGGAGGGCCCAAAGCGACCCGTCGGGCCGTGTCTCAGTTAATCCGGCTGGGGCAGCCCACCAAAGCCTGTGAGCTCTTCCTTAAGAACCGAGCCGCTGCTGTCAGGACCGCCATCCGCCAGCTGCGCATTGAGGGGGCTACTCTGCTCTACATACACAAGCTTTGCAACATCTTCTTCACTAGCTTGCTGGAGACAGCCAAAGAATTTGAGATGGACTTTGCTGGTAACACAGGCTGCTACTCTGCATTTGTGGTCTGGTCCCGGTCATCCATGAAGATGTTTGTGAATGCATTCAGTGGGCAGGTGTTTGACAGCAAAGAGAGCCTCTCCACTGCAGCTGAGTGTGTCAAGGTGGCCAAGGAGCACTGCAAGCAGCTCAGTGAGATTGGCCTGGACCTCACCTTCACACTGCAGTCCCTCTTGGTTAAAGACATCAAGTCAGCCTTGCAAAGCTACAAGGAGATCATCATTGAGGCCACCAAGCACCGCAACTCTGAGGAGATGTGGAGGAAGATGAACCTGATGACTCCAGAGGCTCTCACAAAGCTGAAGGAGGAAATGTGCAGCTGCGGCATGAGCAGCTTCAATCAGTATACAGGAGACGACTGCTGGGTCAACCTCAGCTACACCCTCGTGGCCTTCACCAAACAGATGATGGCTTTCCTAGAGGAGGGGCTGAAGCTCTACTTCCCAGAGCTGCACATGGTGCTGCTGGAGAGCCTGAGGGAGATCATTCTTGTGGCTGTACAGCACGTCGATTACAGCCTGCGGTGTGAACAGGAGGCAGAGAAGAAAGCTTTCATTCTACAAAATGCGTCCTTCCTACACGATACTGTACTCCCTGTGGTGGAGAAGAGGTTTGAGGAAGGAGTGGGGAAACCTGCTAAGCAGTTACAAGACTTGAGAAAGAGTGCACGGACCATTCGTGTCAATCCTGATAGTACTATGTCTCAGGTCTAG